ATGAATTTAAGTCAACCTGCGTTGAGTAAAATGCTAAAAGAAATAGAAGGATTACTCGGCTTTGCTGTTTTTGAGCGTTTACCTCGAAATATGCCGGTAACAGCTTTGGGAGAACATGTGATTCGCTATGCACAGCGTGTTTTAAATGATGCAAAGCATTTTGTTGAAGATATTGAAATTTTACGTTTGGGTGGACACGGTTTTTTAAAGGTAGGTGGTATTTTTGCTGCAACTGCTGTTTTGATTCCGAACTCAATTATCGAAATTAAGAAACAGTGGCCATTACTTTCTATCGATGTGGTGGAACAAACCAGTGATCACTTAATGGAAATGCTCAATGAGCATACTTTAGATTTAGCCATAGGTCGCTTCACTGATGTTACGCAAAGCCAGTTTTTTGATTTTCAACCTTTAGGCCCAGAGCCGTTTTGTATTGTTGTAAATAATGCTCATCCATGTGCCAAGAAAAAGTTTTGTACTTTAGAAGAATTATTAAATTGGCCGTGGGTACTTTATCCTAAAGGCACTCCAATTCGAGAACGTATGGAAGGTGCATTTGCCCGTGCAAAAGTAAAAGTACCTTTAAATACGGTAAATACCATGTCCATGCAGACCTTTTTACAAATATTAAAAGGCGCACCAATGGTCGGTATGTTGCCAGAAGCGATGGTGACAGATCAGGTGAAAGAAGGGCATTTACAGATTTTAGAAACGGATCTGATTTTAGATGCACAAGATTATGGAATTTTGACCCGTAAAGATGAGCCAGTTTCTGACATTGCCTCGACCTTTATCGACATTTTATTAAAGAGTGCAAAACCTAAGTAAACTAAGCAGTTAGCCCTAAGTTATATACCTATTTAGGGCTTTTAAACATTAAAAATAACAAAGAAAGTCTAGGCGTGGGGAAGCAAGTTCGCCCATATAAAAATGATATTAAAAAGTTATCAATATTTAGAAATTATTCATTGGAAATTATTGAAAGTACTCCTTATCGTTTAATTCACGATGATTAAAAAAGTTTTAAGTCAATAAAAATTAGGAAAGGATCCCTGTATGAATGTACTAATCACTGGTGGTACCGGTTTTATTGGAAAACAAATTGCTAAAGAGATTTTAAAGACGGGTAGCCTGACTTTAGATGACCATCAACCCAAACCTATCAATAAAATTATTCTGTTTGATGCATTTGCTGGCGATGATTTACCGCAAGACCCACGAATTGAAGTGGTGGTAGGTGATATTACCGATAAAACCACTGTGGCAAATATTACAGAAAATATTGATGTTGTTTGGCATTTGGCTGCCGTTGTTAGCTCGGCAGCAGAGGCAGATTTTGATTTAGGTATGGACGTTAACCTGTATGGACTCTTAAATTTATTAGAAGAATTAAGAAAAAAACAAACAACGCCTCGAGTCATATTTGCTAGTGGCTGTGCTGTATTTGGTGGCAGCTTACCAGAAGTTGTGACAGATGAGACGGTGGTTACCCCCAAATCTTCTTACGGTATGCAAAAAGCTGTAGGGGAATTACTGGTTTCAGATTATTCACGTAAAGGTTTTATTGATGGCCGTATTTTAAGATTACCGACTATTGTGGTTCGTCCCGGTAAACCCAATAAAGCAGCATCTACCTTTTTTAGCTCGATTATACGTGAACCGTTAAAAGGCGAAACAGCAGTTTGCCCAGTACCCTCAGATACCCCAGTTTTTGTTACTTCACCACGGCGCTGTGTCGAGTCAATGATTAAGGCTGCGTCCATTTCTTCAGATGTACTTCAAGATAACCGAATTATTCCTCTACCGGGATTAACCGTCACCGTTAAACAAATGCTCGATGCGCTGGAAAATGTTGCAGGTAAACAAGCAACCGATTTAGTGCAATGGCAAGAAGATCAAACTATTCAACGTATTGTTAAAAGTTGGCCTGTTCAGGTGAAAGCTGAATATGCCGAATCTTTAGGTTTCCGAGCGGATGAAAATTTTGAAAGCGTAATTCAGGCACATATAGAAGATACCCAAAATTAATGGCAGTGATCGCCAGTTGATGTGAGAGTTATTATGGAAGATATCAAGAATATAACTGCTCTTGAAGAGCAGACAATTAAGCGTATTTCGAGTCGAATTATCCCGTTTCTTATTATTTTATTCATTATGGCATTTCTAGATAGAACCAATATTGGTTTTGCTGCGCTACATATGAATGATGCACTTGGCATTACTCAAACCATTTTTGGGTTAGGTGCTGGTGTATTTTTCTTGGGTTATTTTATTGCTGAAGTACCGAGTAATATCTTACTTCATCGTTTTGGAGCACGGATCTGGATTGCCCGAATCATGATTACTTGGGGAATCATTGCAGGACTTATGGGGTTTATCCATAGCGGTACGCAGTTTATTGTTTTGCGGTTTTTACTGGGTATTGCCGAAGCGGGTTTCTTTCCGGGTGTAATCTTTTATTTAACCCTGTGGTTTCCTGCAAAATATCGTGCTCGTGTTTTTGCCACGTTCTATCTTGGACTGCCAATTGCTCAAATTATTGGAGCCCCAATTTCGGTTGGTCTTATGCAATGGGGCAATACCATTGGCTATGAAGGCTGGCGTTTGATGTATATTTTAGAAGGTATTCCTTCAATTATTTTAGGATTGATTTGTCTAAAATATTTAACCAATAACCCAAAAGAAGCCGAGTGGTTAACGGCTGAGCAGCGTCAATGGTTAATGACCACCTTAGAACGCGAAGAAAAAGAAAAACAGCAATCTACACAAGCTGCGTTAACCAAAGGTGAAATGATTAAACAAGTGTTTAAAAATCCATTGGTCTGGATTATGTCCATTGCCTATTTTGGAATTACCTCTGGTTCAAACGCGATGTTTTTCTTCTTACCAAGTGTTTTAGAGTCATTCCGTAACACCTTTGGTATGCAAATTAGCCTGATTCAAAACGGTTTACTGACCGCTATTCCATATGCTTTTGCAGCCATAGGCATGGTTTTATGGAGCCGCCGTTCTGACCGTAAACAAGAGCGTTATAAACACGGTGCTTGTGCTGCACTCATGGCTGCTTCAGCAATTGCAATTGCTTTAATTGTGAATCAACCTTGGGCAATTATTGTCGGTTTTATTCTTCTTGCGATTGGTGTATTTAGCGCAATTAATATTTTCTGGACCATTCCGGGTCAAACTTTAACGGGTGTGGGCGCTGCTGCCGGAATTGGTTTAATTAACTCAGTTGGTAACTTAAGTGGTTTTACGGGTCCCTATTTAACAGGCTATTTATATACAACTACAGGCACTTATACAGTCGCATTCCTTGCTATTGCTGGGTTTGTTGCTATGGGGGGCTTAGCACTACTGTTATTGGCAAAGTTAAAATCGAATAGCTCCAAAGTACAACAGCAGCAGCTTAAAGTGCGTACTGCTACGGAGATGAAATAATGGCATCTATTGGATTTGTTGGTACAGGCATTATGGGCATGCCAATGGCCATGAACTTATTAAAAGCTGGCCATCAGGTACAGGTCTGGAATAGAACTTCAGCTAAAGCAAATACTTTAAAACAAGCGGGTGCCTATATTTGCAGTGAACTTGAACAAGTCGGAAAAGATGTAGATTTTCTAATTTGTATGCTCAGCGATGGAAAAACATGTGATGAAGTTCTGTTTAAAGAACATGGCGCAGTCTCACAGTTAAAACCCGAAAGCACGGTAATTGTTATGAGCTCAATACCTGTTGAAGTTGCAAAAGCGCAAAGTGAAAAATGTAAAGAACTCGGACTTAAGTATTTGGATGCACCGGTTTCTGGCGGAGAAAAAGGTGCCCAAAACGCAAGTTTAGCGATTATGGTTGGTGGTGAGCATTCAACCTTTGAACAGGCTAAAATTGTTTTAGAAGCAATGGGTCGACCCGTTTTAGTGGGTGGCGCTGGCTGTGGTGAGCTTGCTAAATTGGTCAATCAAATGATTGTGGCAACTACCATTGCAACAGTAAGTGAGGGTTTATTGCTTGCTCGTCAAGCAGGAGCTGACCTGGTAAAACTTAAACAAGCACTAACAGGCGGTTTTGCAGATTCGCCAATTTTACAACAGCATGGCGAACGTATATTAACTCGAAACTTCAAACCGGGAGGCACCGCTCGAACCCAGCATAAAGATATAAATACCGCTGTTTGCTATGCCAAATCATTAGAGTTGAATTTACCAGTTGCCGAGTTGGTCAATCAGCTCTTTGAAAATATGGTAGTCGCTGGTGATGGTGAACTTGATCATTCTGGTTTAATTCGTGAATTAGAGCGAATGAACGATGTCTAATATTGCTTTACTTAAAATCGGTATATCTTAATTTATTCATAAAAAGGCAGCAGATTCTTTCTACTGCCTATTCAAACTCATCTGTAGTTACTGGCATCCTTATTGCTTAATCATACTTATATTCTTCATTGCATTTGATTTAATACTATATAAATGATGATTCAATCCGTCTTGCGCCATTATGGTGTTTTTTTCACATGAAAAATGCACTAAATAGACACATCTTTTTATTTTGCACCACCTTTGTGCATCGGTTGCCGAAATGAGATTATGGCTATTAATACTCGCTGTATTCATCCTATATGGATGTTCTTCACCTGAACAAAGTGAAAAAACTAAAGAAAAGTCAGTAGCCCATTCGATATGCGTTTTTGATAGTACAAATACAAAAGTCTGTGTAGCTAAACCTGCTCAAAGAATCGTTTCTCTATTTGAGTCGGGTTTAGATGGTCTATATATGCTGGGGCAAGGTCATAAAGTGGTTGGTATACCAGCCGAAGTATACATCCAACCATTGTTATTTAATGCCTATTCAAAAATAGATCAACGCATTGCCAATAAACAGCTTGCCACACCTTCGCAAGGTGCCAATGCAACCAATATTGAAAGTCTTGTGTTGTTAAAACCGGATCTGGTGATTTTGGGAAGCGGGCAGACTCAAACGATTAAACTGTTACGGCAGTTTGGTATTGCTGTATATGTCATGGAGTCAGGTACTTACCAGCAAGTGAAAGAGGAACTTTCTGAAATCGCTATTCTGAGTGGTGCCCAAAAACGTGCTCAAGACATTTTAAATTTCTCTGATGAAATTGTGGCAGAAGTTGCAGCCAAAACAGCACGTCAGCCAAACAAACAATCGATTTACTATGCGTGGTCAGGAGGACGTATTTTTTCTACCTCTGGACGTCAGTCGATTACCAATGATTTTATTGAGCTGGCAGGAGCTTACAACATTGTTAAAACGGATGCTAACCAGCCTAATGTAAACCCCGAGACCCTCATTGAATGGAACCCTGACAATATTGTGCTTTGGAATACCAACCCGAAACTGATTTATGAACGAAAAGAACTACAGGGCTTAAGCGCTGTACAAAACCGTAAGGTATTCAATTTGAGTCCTGCATTTATATATAACCCGCACACCATCAAAATTATTATTACGGCGATTTATTTGAATCACAGTATTTATCCTGAGCAGTCCGATTTACCTGTAAGTGCTTTACAACAGCGTATTTTAACCAAGTTGTATGGTGAGCAGCTTGCCAAAGCGTTGGTGCAATGAATATGGAAAAACTGAAATATTACTGGTTTTACCCGTTACCCGTCATCATGATTTTTATCTCGCTGTTGATAGGGCCGACACAAACGTTGAATGCATGGGACTATGTGCTGTGGGGCGTGCAAGCGGTCTCTGGTATGCCGTATTTTGATGCTGAACAGTTTAGGCTCATGCAAAACATTCTGGTCAATGTCAGGCTGCCTAGAATTTTACTGACTTTTATGGTGGGAGCGGCATTAGCAACCGCGGGTAACGGCTTGCAGGCGTTGTTTCGTAATCCTTTAGTTGATTCGTATGTACTCGGTATTTCATCTGGCGCGGCGTTCGGTGCAGCTTTGGCACTTTCTTTAAATTGGCTTTCACCCAATCTACCTGCCTTTATTTTTGGCGTTTGTGCGGTTGCCTTAACGTATTTATTTGCATATCAAAAACATGAAAGTCAGACGTCTTTAGTCATGGTAATTTTATCAGGCATGATTGTTTCGGGGTTGTTTTTGGCGGGACTTACGGTTATTCAATACTTAAGCGATCCATTTAAACTACAAGCCATTGTGCAATGGACTATGGGCAACTTACATCAGGCTTCTTGGCAAAAGGTTCAATACGCCGTGCTACCAATTTGTATTGGGCTTGCCGGATTATTTGCGATGCGTTGGCGCTTAAATTTAATGGCACTCGGGGCCGAAGAAGCGCAGGCGGTGGGTGTCAACCCACGTTGGGAACAGCTTATTTTAATTGCGCTGGTGACTGTATGTACTTCAACTTCTGTGGCTGCGGCAGGCATTATTAGTTTATATGGACTGTTTATGCCGCATATTGTGAGAATGTTAGTTGGGCCAGATCACCGCTACAGTATTCCTGCCAATATGGTTTTGGGCGGTAGTTTTCTGCTCATGATTGATAACTTTTCTCGGGTTTTACTGACGTTTGAAATACCAATTGGTATTTTTACCATGCTACTTGGCGCGCCATTTTTCTTATTATTAATGAAAACACAGAGGACTCATTGGGCATGATTCAAATTGATCAGTTAAATTATGCCTATGGGCACAAACAGGTTCTCAAAAATATTCATCTGGAGTTTCCTGAAAATCAGTTTTCCGTCATTTTAGGGCGCAATGGCTGCGGAAAATCGACACTTTTTAAATTGATGGCGGGCCTAGAACCCGTAAAAGAT
This window of the Acinetobacter sp. XH1741 genome carries:
- a CDS encoding MFS transporter — encoded protein: MEDIKNITALEEQTIKRISSRIIPFLIILFIMAFLDRTNIGFAALHMNDALGITQTIFGLGAGVFFLGYFIAEVPSNILLHRFGARIWIARIMITWGIIAGLMGFIHSGTQFIVLRFLLGIAEAGFFPGVIFYLTLWFPAKYRARVFATFYLGLPIAQIIGAPISVGLMQWGNTIGYEGWRLMYILEGIPSIILGLICLKYLTNNPKEAEWLTAEQRQWLMTTLEREEKEKQQSTQAALTKGEMIKQVFKNPLVWIMSIAYFGITSGSNAMFFFLPSVLESFRNTFGMQISLIQNGLLTAIPYAFAAIGMVLWSRRSDRKQERYKHGACAALMAASAIAIALIVNQPWAIIVGFILLAIGVFSAINIFWTIPGQTLTGVGAAAGIGLINSVGNLSGFTGPYLTGYLYTTTGTYTVAFLAIAGFVAMGGLALLLLAKLKSNSSKVQQQQLKVRTATEMK
- a CDS encoding NAD(P)-dependent oxidoreductase, which produces MASIGFVGTGIMGMPMAMNLLKAGHQVQVWNRTSAKANTLKQAGAYICSELEQVGKDVDFLICMLSDGKTCDEVLFKEHGAVSQLKPESTVIVMSSIPVEVAKAQSEKCKELGLKYLDAPVSGGEKGAQNASLAIMVGGEHSTFEQAKIVLEAMGRPVLVGGAGCGELAKLVNQMIVATTIATVSEGLLLARQAGADLVKLKQALTGGFADSPILQQHGERILTRNFKPGGTARTQHKDINTAVCYAKSLELNLPVAELVNQLFENMVVAGDGELDHSGLIRELERMNDV
- the denD gene encoding D-erythronate dehydrogenase, whose product is MNVLITGGTGFIGKQIAKEILKTGSLTLDDHQPKPINKIILFDAFAGDDLPQDPRIEVVVGDITDKTTVANITENIDVVWHLAAVVSSAAEADFDLGMDVNLYGLLNLLEELRKKQTTPRVIFASGCAVFGGSLPEVVTDETVVTPKSSYGMQKAVGELLVSDYSRKGFIDGRILRLPTIVVRPGKPNKAASTFFSSIIREPLKGETAVCPVPSDTPVFVTSPRRCVESMIKAASISSDVLQDNRIIPLPGLTVTVKQMLDALENVAGKQATDLVQWQEDQTIQRIVKSWPVQVKAEYAESLGFRADENFESVIQAHIEDTQN
- a CDS encoding LysR family transcriptional regulator, with product MADLTYASLNNWLKFKHLVLLETLARTNNMHLAAEQMNLSQPALSKMLKEIEGLLGFAVFERLPRNMPVTALGEHVIRYAQRVLNDAKHFVEDIEILRLGGHGFLKVGGIFAATAVLIPNSIIEIKKQWPLLSIDVVEQTSDHLMEMLNEHTLDLAIGRFTDVTQSQFFDFQPLGPEPFCIVVNNAHPCAKKKFCTLEELLNWPWVLYPKGTPIRERMEGAFARAKVKVPLNTVNTMSMQTFLQILKGAPMVGMLPEAMVTDQVKEGHLQILETDLILDAQDYGILTRKDEPVSDIASTFIDILLKSAKPK
- a CDS encoding ABC transporter substrate-binding protein yields the protein MRLWLLILAVFILYGCSSPEQSEKTKEKSVAHSICVFDSTNTKVCVAKPAQRIVSLFESGLDGLYMLGQGHKVVGIPAEVYIQPLLFNAYSKIDQRIANKQLATPSQGANATNIESLVLLKPDLVILGSGQTQTIKLLRQFGIAVYVMESGTYQQVKEELSEIAILSGAQKRAQDILNFSDEIVAEVAAKTARQPNKQSIYYAWSGGRIFSTSGRQSITNDFIELAGAYNIVKTDANQPNVNPETLIEWNPDNIVLWNTNPKLIYERKELQGLSAVQNRKVFNLSPAFIYNPHTIKIIITAIYLNHSIYPEQSDLPVSALQQRILTKLYGEQLAKALVQ
- a CDS encoding iron ABC transporter permease, which produces MEKLKYYWFYPLPVIMIFISLLIGPTQTLNAWDYVLWGVQAVSGMPYFDAEQFRLMQNILVNVRLPRILLTFMVGAALATAGNGLQALFRNPLVDSYVLGISSGAAFGAALALSLNWLSPNLPAFIFGVCAVALTYLFAYQKHESQTSLVMVILSGMIVSGLFLAGLTVIQYLSDPFKLQAIVQWTMGNLHQASWQKVQYAVLPICIGLAGLFAMRWRLNLMALGAEEAQAVGVNPRWEQLILIALVTVCTSTSVAAAGIISLYGLFMPHIVRMLVGPDHRYSIPANMVLGGSFLLMIDNFSRVLLTFEIPIGIFTMLLGAPFFLLLMKTQRTHWA